In one Nitratidesulfovibrio vulgaris str. Hildenborough genomic region, the following are encoded:
- a CDS encoding type II toxin-antitoxin system HipA family toxin — MTSDREAVVFVWLSGQGYVPAALLSESSGGASYTLGYGRRYAARPDALPLDPVSLPLYMPRPATSRRGVLFPVLRDAAPDKWGRKVLGLMAGRHAGTLSEMDFLVSAHSPDRIGALAFGDTPAGGPRSLAPWAQDDAMTVPEGDSACSDGSAWLERIARVVAEVDALADDEDLDDLRKTLPEEAFLQALASSLSVGGGRPKALVRMPEGHCIAKFGKRGDPWDEPRIEHATMTLAARCGIHVSPTRLMETDHGSVLLVRRFDRTPDGTPRHFISGFTLNAAIDEDGDWGSYHDLAQRARQHGDSHAGPELFRRMVFNALCANIDDHPRNHAWFVEREGLSMTPAYDIVPTQARFKTYDLALRCGTEGRRASLANVLTRPEPFGLRRDEAEAIARDIAGVMSTWRDHFAACGVVTKDLDELAYRFRGVPEGV; from the coding sequence ATGACTTCTGACCGCGAGGCGGTGGTCTTCGTCTGGCTGTCCGGGCAGGGATACGTGCCCGCGGCCCTGCTTTCGGAATCGTCCGGCGGTGCGTCGTACACGCTGGGCTACGGTCGGCGCTACGCCGCACGCCCCGACGCCCTGCCCCTCGACCCCGTGTCGCTGCCCCTCTACATGCCGCGCCCTGCCACCAGCCGTCGGGGGGTGCTGTTCCCCGTGCTGCGCGACGCCGCACCCGACAAGTGGGGCCGCAAGGTGCTCGGACTCATGGCGGGACGCCACGCGGGCACACTCTCCGAGATGGACTTCCTCGTCTCTGCGCATTCCCCGGACCGCATCGGTGCCCTCGCCTTCGGCGACACGCCCGCCGGGGGCCCGCGGTCGCTGGCACCATGGGCGCAGGACGATGCCATGACCGTGCCGGAAGGCGACTCCGCCTGCTCCGACGGTTCTGCATGGCTTGAACGCATCGCGCGCGTGGTGGCAGAGGTCGACGCCCTCGCCGATGACGAGGACCTCGACGACCTGCGCAAGACCCTGCCCGAAGAGGCGTTCCTTCAGGCACTCGCCTCGTCGCTGAGCGTGGGCGGAGGGCGGCCCAAGGCCCTTGTCCGCATGCCGGAGGGGCACTGCATCGCCAAGTTCGGCAAACGTGGCGACCCGTGGGACGAACCGCGCATCGAGCACGCCACCATGACACTGGCAGCGCGCTGCGGCATCCACGTCTCCCCCACCCGCCTCATGGAGACCGACCACGGCAGCGTGCTGCTGGTGCGACGCTTCGACAGGACGCCCGACGGCACGCCGCGTCACTTCATCTCGGGCTTCACGCTCAACGCCGCCATCGACGAGGACGGCGACTGGGGCAGCTACCACGACCTCGCCCAGCGGGCGCGCCAGCACGGCGACAGTCACGCCGGGCCTGAACTCTTCCGGCGCATGGTCTTCAACGCGCTGTGCGCCAACATCGACGACCATCCGCGCAACCATGCGTGGTTCGTCGAACGCGAAGGGCTGTCCATGACCCCGGCGTACGACATCGTGCCCACGCAGGCGCGCTTCAAGACCTACGACCTCGCCCTGCGCTGCGGCACAGAGGGCCGACGCGCCAGCCTCGCCAACGTGCTGACCCGCCCCGAACCCTTCGGGCTGCGCCGTGACGAGGCCGAAGCCATCGCCCGCGACATCGCCGGGGTGATGTCCACATGGCGCGACCACTTCGCCGCCTGCGGCGTGGTGACCAAAGACCTCGATGAACTGGCCTACCGCTTCAGGGGCGTGCCCGAGGGGGTGTGA